A single region of the Phycisphaerae bacterium RAS1 genome encodes:
- the addB gene encoding ATP-dependent helicase/deoxyribonuclease subunit B, which translates to MAVQFVLGRAGTGKTRYCLDGVIAGLCTERTRPEASVIGPRLILLVPEQASFQMEHALARRAPGGAYTRAEVLSFTRLAQRVFNETGTAARTLAPHARQMALRCVVQRLGDQLGPWQAAAESAGFFAELDRLLAELLREDVSPEALRAAAEQSDDADTLARGRLVGHVLEAYLAWLGRDRIDPAAQQRLLRDLLPKVSWIDGAEIWVDGFADFSGQETATLVELAKRAAAMRITLLLDPASGAVQDPGVALDPLSLFYKTEQTYQRLCRRLMQEGVRVEPPLDVTGPIPPRFSSAAALAALEAGLASAEGPAPRAVQREVGASVRVIACASHRDELREAARFIHRRVKEGRAHYRDFAIIARHLAPLADLAAEVLDEYEIPYFIDARRPLAGHPLVRLIDALLCAIDDDLSLDSMTRLLRTGLLPLTIDQTERLENQMTAFAVHGGKLWSQPWNFEAESRASGAAPADSASAELDAARFQVVAALQVMLGRAMHERPGGRWWAESLLQLLEALHVPRTLSNWIRQAQERQSWEEAEIHRLAWEAVCDALDDVHDVLGETALSTRDVAAVLGGALQEQTLALAPPTLDQVLVSSIDRSRHPDIRHAWLIGMNEGLFPAPAAEGGLLSREQRERLSAAGVGLRRREEDVLGERLLAYIACTRPSESLTISHGAVGEDGGALQPSPLLAEIKRALPGLRYVQSGGAQVLPLPKAGETPAPPEPPATLRELAWAILEAPETSDLSKQRLEAVRTRIERAPGASERFARLLRGATYRNETAAVGPFRRPETTPHGPVWETSASEIETYLQCPFQHFAKYGLRLEAQRGPRHVTWDIGSDVHRILADAMRRALQLGDVRELADAEWLQALAPAIEAHRAELSESFRQRRPHDAFLRELLPALAEDVLLAHAARLRRGEFVPMATEQPLDPLIPLGARFIRLRGSIDRIDARQQRGRTRLLIYDYKSSLKAPTPGAFLVQPWLQIFAYAIAAPALSESGPAQVIGVLLAPLFSDLKAAEAPREHGASLEEQRMIALRPRGRFLLSALGGIDRQVSTTRSPVVFVKLKKDGEPDKYSDTVDESQFAAYLEAARQTLDLAATGVETGDVAIAPLVHRRVLACRHCEYAAVCRFERVYNRPRPAESTLPRVGDAAAADAGEDQE; encoded by the coding sequence ATGGCGGTGCAGTTTGTGCTGGGGCGAGCGGGGACCGGCAAGACGAGATACTGTCTCGACGGCGTGATCGCGGGGCTGTGCACTGAGCGCACCCGGCCTGAAGCCAGCGTCATCGGCCCGCGCCTCATCCTGCTCGTGCCGGAACAGGCCAGCTTTCAGATGGAACATGCGCTCGCGCGGCGCGCGCCGGGCGGGGCCTACACCCGCGCCGAAGTGCTCAGCTTCACCCGCCTGGCGCAGCGCGTGTTCAACGAAACCGGAACCGCCGCGAGGACCCTCGCGCCGCACGCGCGGCAGATGGCGCTGCGCTGTGTGGTCCAAAGGCTGGGCGATCAGCTCGGGCCGTGGCAGGCGGCGGCGGAGTCGGCTGGGTTCTTCGCCGAGCTGGACCGGTTGCTGGCGGAATTGCTGCGTGAGGACGTGTCGCCGGAGGCGCTGCGGGCCGCGGCGGAGCAGTCGGATGACGCGGATACGCTGGCGCGGGGGCGCCTGGTGGGTCATGTGCTTGAGGCCTATCTCGCATGGCTGGGGCGCGACCGGATTGACCCGGCGGCCCAGCAGCGCCTGCTGCGCGACCTGCTGCCGAAGGTCTCCTGGATCGATGGCGCCGAAATCTGGGTGGATGGCTTTGCCGACTTCAGCGGGCAGGAGACGGCCACGCTGGTTGAGTTGGCGAAGCGGGCGGCGGCGATGCGGATCACGTTGCTGCTCGACCCGGCGTCCGGCGCCGTGCAAGACCCCGGTGTGGCACTGGATCCGCTGAGCCTCTTCTACAAGACCGAGCAGACGTATCAACGGCTTTGCCGCCGGCTGATGCAGGAAGGGGTGCGCGTTGAGCCGCCGCTGGACGTGACGGGCCCGATTCCGCCGCGTTTTTCAAGCGCGGCGGCGCTGGCGGCGCTGGAAGCCGGGCTGGCCTCGGCCGAAGGGCCGGCGCCGCGTGCAGTGCAGCGCGAGGTCGGGGCGAGTGTGCGGGTCATCGCCTGCGCGTCCCATCGCGACGAGCTGCGCGAGGCCGCCCGCTTCATTCACCGCCGTGTGAAGGAGGGCCGGGCGCACTATCGCGACTTTGCCATCATCGCCCGGCATCTCGCGCCGCTGGCCGACCTCGCCGCGGAGGTTCTCGACGAATACGAAATCCCGTATTTCATCGACGCCCGCCGGCCGCTCGCCGGGCATCCGCTCGTGCGGCTGATCGACGCGCTGCTTTGCGCCATCGACGACGACCTGTCGCTCGATTCCATGACCCGCCTCCTGCGGACGGGCTTGCTCCCGTTGACGATTGACCAGACCGAGCGGCTCGAAAACCAGATGACGGCGTTCGCGGTGCACGGCGGCAAGCTATGGTCGCAGCCGTGGAACTTCGAGGCCGAGTCGCGCGCCTCTGGCGCCGCGCCGGCCGATTCCGCCTCAGCCGAGCTCGATGCGGCCCGCTTTCAAGTCGTTGCGGCGCTTCAGGTCATGCTGGGCCGCGCGATGCACGAGCGCCCGGGCGGCCGATGGTGGGCTGAATCGCTGCTGCAATTGCTCGAAGCGCTGCATGTGCCGCGCACGCTCAGCAACTGGATTCGTCAGGCGCAGGAGCGGCAGAGCTGGGAAGAGGCGGAGATTCATCGCCTGGCATGGGAGGCCGTCTGCGATGCGCTCGACGACGTGCACGACGTCCTTGGCGAGACGGCGCTCAGCACGCGCGATGTCGCCGCTGTCTTGGGCGGCGCCCTCCAGGAGCAGACGCTGGCCCTGGCGCCGCCGACGCTCGACCAGGTGCTGGTCAGCTCAATCGACCGCAGCCGGCATCCCGACATTCGCCACGCGTGGCTGATCGGGATGAATGAGGGGCTGTTCCCGGCGCCGGCGGCGGAAGGCGGTTTGCTCTCGCGCGAGCAGCGCGAACGACTATCGGCGGCGGGGGTCGGCCTGCGCCGCCGCGAGGAGGATGTGCTCGGCGAGCGGCTGCTGGCCTACATTGCCTGCACGCGCCCGTCGGAGTCGCTGACGATCAGCCACGGGGCCGTCGGTGAGGACGGCGGGGCGCTCCAGCCGTCGCCGCTGCTGGCGGAGATCAAGCGCGCCCTTCCCGGTCTTCGCTACGTGCAAAGCGGCGGCGCGCAGGTCTTGCCCCTGCCGAAGGCGGGCGAGACGCCCGCCCCACCCGAACCACCGGCGACGCTACGCGAGCTGGCGTGGGCGATCCTCGAAGCGCCGGAGACGTCGGACCTGAGCAAGCAACGGCTCGAGGCCGTTCGAACGCGCATCGAACGCGCGCCTGGCGCCAGCGAGCGGTTTGCGCGGCTGCTGCGCGGGGCGACATATCGGAACGAGACGGCGGCGGTCGGCCCATTCCGACGGCCGGAGACGACGCCGCACGGCCCGGTGTGGGAGACGTCGGCATCCGAGATTGAAACGTACCTGCAATGTCCATTTCAACATTTCGCGAAGTATGGCCTCAGGCTCGAAGCGCAGCGCGGGCCGCGACACGTCACGTGGGACATCGGAAGCGACGTGCATCGGATTCTGGCAGACGCGATGCGCCGCGCCCTTCAGCTTGGCGATGTTCGCGAGCTGGCGGACGCGGAATGGCTCCAGGCGCTCGCGCCGGCGATCGAGGCGCATCGGGCGGAATTGAGCGAGTCATTCCGCCAGCGCCGCCCGCATGATGCATTCCTGCGTGAGCTGCTGCCCGCGCTGGCGGAGGATGTGCTGCTGGCTCACGCGGCGCGGCTGCGGCGGGGCGAGTTCGTCCCGATGGCGACCGAGCAGCCGCTCGATCCGCTCATACCGCTGGGCGCGCGGTTTATCCGGCTCCGCGGAAGCATTGATCGCATCGACGCGCGGCAGCAGCGTGGGCGGACGCGACTGCTGATCTACGACTACAAGTCGTCGCTCAAGGCGCCGACGCCGGGCGCGTTTCTGGTTCAGCCATGGTTGCAGATCTTCGCGTATGCGATCGCGGCGCCGGCCCTGTCCGAGTCCGGACCGGCGCAGGTAATCGGCGTACTGCTCGCGCCGCTGTTTTCTGATCTGAAGGCGGCGGAAGCCCCCCGCGAACACGGCGCCTCGCTGGAAGAGCAGCGGATGATCGCCCTGCGGCCGCGCGGCCGATTCCTGCTCAGCGCGCTGGGGGGGATTGACCGGCAGGTGTCCACAACGCGTTCGCCGGTGGTTTTCGTGAAGTTGAAGAAGGACGGCGAGCCGGACAAATACTCGGACACGGTCGACGAGTCGCAGTTCGCCGCGTACCTGGAAGCCGCGCGGCAGACGCTGGACCTGGCGGCGACGGGCGTTGAGACGGGCGACGTCGCGATCGCGCCGCTGGTGCATCGCCGTGTGCTGGCCTGCCGGCACTGCGAGTACGCCGCCGTGTGCCGCTTCGAGCGCGTCTACAACCGGCCGCGGCCGGCCGAGTCGACGCTCCCGCGCGTGGGCGACGCCGCGGCAGCGGACGCAGGGGAGGACCAGGAATGA
- the yrrB_3 gene encoding TPR repeat-containing protein YrrB, translating to MPRSSNKQPGTRARIALDSTDSAPRHPFGGASLVCLSIAIAVVVLLAFFPSLSNGFNFDDDENLERNPAYRGLRLSNLQWMFTTFHMGHYQPLSWVTLALDYQMWGMNPRGYHATNLLLHSANAVLVFWLALRLLAPSEPAGSRLKHPTGWKPIPQDLKPVSRGWRAGPPDWRRVSAAGLAALLFALHPLRVESVTWITERRDVLSSFFLLATLLVYLRAVEPRQTRTGLLMATALVLYTLSLLSRAMGMTLPAILLLLDWHPLRRIGGAAGFASPAARRVYLEKLPFLLPAIAAAIIAPIAQAQTGAAVSMESHSVPSRVLQACYGLFFYLWATIWPVGLSPLYELVRVPGQLPAHHIAAALFVVAAGAGIAWLGRRRPAIAVAALVYAVLLGPVLGLAQSGKQEVADRYSYLPAISLSILATSALRAGARSALERPATWVAAGVVLSACSALTWRQTQVWRDGETLWRHAVRCQPDSPTAHQFLGVSLARLGRHGEALGSFQRALEIAPNHRGAAVGLAKSLSESGRWEPAEAAWRRAVELRPGEWEPVQYLANALMMREKLEEAVILFRRAGELDPRQSATWLNLCATLLRLGRAEEAVAAATRATQVSPGSADGPYNLGNALAAAGRLEEALGAYRAAQAFNPQLVEARVNCGFTLDRLGRTSEAIDVYRDAIRTDARRVEPRMNLADLLLRLGRREEAVAELEATLRIRPDFEPARTALEALRGSGGE from the coding sequence GTGCCCAGGTCCTCTAATAAGCAGCCCGGGACACGCGCGCGCATCGCACTCGACAGCACCGATTCGGCGCCGCGCCACCCGTTCGGAGGCGCGAGCCTGGTCTGCTTGTCGATCGCAATTGCGGTGGTCGTGCTCCTCGCCTTCTTTCCCAGTCTGAGCAACGGGTTTAATTTCGACGACGACGAGAACCTGGAGCGCAACCCGGCCTACCGCGGGTTGCGCTTGTCGAACTTGCAGTGGATGTTCACGACGTTTCACATGGGGCACTACCAGCCGCTCTCATGGGTGACGCTGGCTCTGGACTATCAGATGTGGGGGATGAACCCGCGCGGCTATCACGCTACCAATCTGCTGCTGCACTCGGCCAACGCCGTACTGGTGTTCTGGCTGGCGCTGCGGCTGCTGGCGCCGAGTGAGCCGGCTGGAAGCCGGTTGAAACATCCCACCGGCTGGAAGCCGATACCACAGGATTTGAAGCCGGTATCACGGGGATGGAGGGCGGGCCCGCCGGACTGGCGGCGCGTTTCGGCGGCCGGGCTTGCGGCGCTTCTGTTCGCACTGCATCCGCTGCGGGTGGAATCCGTGACGTGGATCACCGAGCGGCGCGACGTGCTCAGTTCGTTCTTTCTGCTCGCGACCCTGCTGGTTTACCTGCGTGCGGTCGAGCCGCGGCAGACGCGCACCGGCCTGCTTATGGCGACCGCGTTGGTGCTGTACACGCTGTCGCTGCTCTCGCGCGCGATGGGAATGACGCTTCCGGCGATTCTGCTGCTGCTCGATTGGCATCCGCTTCGACGGATCGGCGGCGCGGCGGGGTTTGCGTCGCCTGCCGCGCGGCGCGTGTACCTGGAGAAGCTGCCGTTTCTTCTGCCCGCAATCGCAGCCGCCATTATTGCACCGATCGCCCAGGCGCAGACCGGGGCGGCGGTTTCGATGGAGTCGCATTCGGTCCCGTCGCGCGTGCTTCAGGCGTGCTACGGCTTGTTCTTCTACCTGTGGGCGACGATCTGGCCGGTCGGGCTTTCGCCGCTTTACGAGCTGGTGCGCGTGCCCGGACAACTGCCCGCGCACCACATCGCCGCCGCTCTCTTTGTGGTCGCGGCCGGCGCCGGCATTGCGTGGCTGGGGCGTCGCCGACCGGCGATTGCGGTCGCCGCGCTGGTCTACGCGGTGCTGCTGGGGCCGGTGCTGGGGTTGGCGCAGAGCGGCAAACAGGAGGTGGCCGATCGGTACAGCTACCTGCCGGCGATATCCCTTTCGATTCTGGCCACGTCGGCGCTCCGGGCCGGGGCCAGGTCCGCACTCGAGAGACCCGCGACGTGGGTGGCTGCGGGCGTTGTGCTGTCCGCTTGCAGCGCGCTCACCTGGCGCCAAACGCAGGTGTGGCGTGACGGCGAAACGCTCTGGCGGCACGCGGTGCGCTGCCAGCCGGACTCGCCCACGGCGCACCAGTTTCTTGGAGTGTCGCTCGCGCGCCTCGGGCGGCATGGCGAAGCGCTGGGCAGCTTTCAGAGGGCGCTGGAGATCGCCCCGAATCATCGCGGGGCCGCGGTCGGGCTGGCCAAATCGCTGAGCGAGAGCGGGCGCTGGGAACCGGCCGAAGCGGCCTGGCGGCGGGCCGTCGAACTGCGGCCGGGAGAGTGGGAACCGGTGCAGTACCTGGCCAACGCGTTGATGATGCGGGAGAAGCTGGAGGAAGCGGTGATTTTGTTCCGCCGCGCCGGAGAGCTCGATCCGCGTCAAAGCGCCACATGGCTGAACCTGTGCGCGACATTACTGCGCCTGGGGCGGGCGGAGGAGGCGGTCGCGGCGGCGACGCGCGCGACGCAGGTTTCGCCGGGAAGCGCCGACGGACCGTACAACCTCGGGAACGCGCTGGCGGCGGCCGGCCGGCTGGAGGAGGCGCTGGGTGCGTATCGTGCGGCGCAGGCTTTCAACCCGCAGTTGGTCGAAGCGCGCGTGAACTGCGGTTTCACGCTTGACCGGCTGGGCCGGACGAGTGAGGCCATCGACGTTTATCGTGACGCTATTCGGACCGATGCGCGACGCGTTGAGCCGCGAATGAACCTGGCCGACCTGCTGCTGCGGCTGGGGCGGCGCGAGGAAGCGGTCGCCGAGCTCGAGGCCACGTTGAGGATCCGTCCCGATTTTGAGCCGGCCCGCACGGCGCTGGAAGCGCTTCGCGGCTCGGGGGGAGAATGA
- a CDS encoding PAP2 superfamily protein, whose protein sequence is MLARSRLLFACVLLAVAGCPNFPANNTNDNNANDNGTPAVDQTKDAAAKSWILTWNRTAVDTSGLDHTALQPGENREFGHQLGPVRASRSMAIVHIAMFEVVNAIAGGYESYIGLPPASKDTSMPAAIAQAAHDTLVSQFPSHAPRLDQELEQFLAGIPSGDAKTDGIALGKAASVAILAMRENDGSDIPDVYDFSDDPGHWRVDPMNPGQRPLGPDWKHVRPFMMGTQAQFRCPAPPAMDSAEYAAAYDEVQRLGGDGVTTPTERTAEQTEIGIYWAYDGTPSLCAPPRLYNQIATQIAEKQGSDVVEIARLLALINVAMADAGIAIWESKYYYEFWRPVTGIRESDAGTGPTGLGDGNDATVGDPTFTPLGAPASNLSANNFTPPFPAYPSGHAGFGGALFETLREFYGTDDIAFTFVSDEFNGVTEDNEGNARPLKPRSFASFSQAEEENGQSRIYLGIHWSFDKTEGIAMGNHVGAYVFENMFQPVK, encoded by the coding sequence ATGCTTGCCCGATCTCGTCTGCTTTTTGCCTGCGTGCTACTTGCTGTCGCCGGCTGCCCCAACTTCCCCGCCAACAATACCAACGACAATAACGCCAACGACAACGGCACGCCGGCCGTGGATCAGACCAAGGACGCGGCCGCCAAGAGCTGGATCCTCACGTGGAACCGGACGGCGGTGGACACGTCCGGCCTGGATCACACTGCGTTGCAACCCGGCGAGAACCGCGAATTCGGCCATCAGCTCGGCCCGGTGCGCGCCAGCCGGTCCATGGCGATCGTCCATATCGCCATGTTCGAGGTGGTCAATGCCATCGCCGGCGGCTACGAGAGTTACATCGGCCTGCCGCCCGCGTCGAAGGACACGTCCATGCCCGCGGCTATCGCCCAGGCGGCGCATGACACGCTCGTTTCGCAGTTCCCGTCGCACGCTCCTCGCCTGGATCAGGAGTTGGAGCAGTTCCTGGCCGGCATCCCGAGCGGCGACGCCAAGACCGATGGAATCGCGCTCGGAAAGGCCGCCTCAGTCGCCATTCTCGCCATGCGCGAAAACGACGGCTCGGACATTCCGGACGTCTATGATTTCAGCGATGACCCCGGCCATTGGCGTGTCGACCCCATGAACCCGGGCCAGCGGCCGCTCGGCCCCGATTGGAAGCACGTCCGCCCGTTCATGATGGGCACGCAGGCGCAGTTCCGCTGCCCGGCGCCACCCGCGATGGACAGCGCCGAGTACGCCGCGGCGTACGACGAGGTCCAGCGCCTCGGCGGCGACGGCGTCACTACGCCCACCGAGAGAACTGCAGAGCAAACCGAGATCGGCATTTACTGGGCCTATGACGGCACGCCGAGCCTCTGCGCCCCGCCGCGGCTGTACAACCAGATCGCGACGCAGATCGCCGAGAAGCAGGGATCAGACGTCGTCGAGATCGCGCGGCTGCTGGCGCTGATCAACGTCGCCATGGCGGACGCGGGCATCGCGATTTGGGAATCCAAGTACTACTACGAATTCTGGCGGCCGGTCACCGGCATTCGCGAATCCGACGCGGGCACCGGCCCCACCGGTCTTGGTGACGGCAACGACGCCACCGTCGGCGACCCGACCTTTACGCCGCTCGGCGCGCCGGCCAGCAACCTGTCGGCCAACAACTTCACGCCCCCCTTCCCGGCCTACCCGTCCGGCCACGCCGGCTTCGGCGGGGCGCTGTTCGAGACGTTGCGCGAGTTCTACGGGACCGACGACATTGCGTTTACGTTCGTCTCAGACGAGTTCAACGGCGTAACCGAGGACAACGAAGGAAACGCACGCCCGCTCAAGCCGCGCAGCTTCGCGTCGTTCTCGCAGGCCGAAGAGGAAAACGGCCAGAGCCGAATCTACCTGGGAATCCACTGGTCCTTCGACAAGACCGAAGGCATCGCCATGGGCAACCACGTAGGGGCGTACGTGTTCGAGAACATGTTCCAGCCGGTGAAGTAG
- the addA gene encoding ATP-dependent helicase/nuclease subunit A yields the protein MNPRWTDAQLAAITHRGSDLLLAASAGSGKTEVLTSRYVDLLADAARPCGVTQMLVVTFTRAAAAELRVRLARLLRERAEASDTPGERRGHLRRQAALLDLAEIGTIDAWCGRLVRENFDAAGMDPAFRILDELEAEELRERELERVFEELYVESSATAEQARAWIRRHTQASDAFLRNAVRGLSRFREGLPDPDAWLRRVHEGCELSDEAMSEAARSRLAEELRCELGFQAEQVSSLASAPPALLEYARMLRGWAERLADARCLPDVLAAIENWAFPRAKRGTDSDLCDDIRKRWFEKRLQKHWERERIERFIVDAADAGRCTRTLLDIEARYQERLRVAKSAAGAYEHADVAAAALRLLGTPDSRGNFSPTPLARSLQRRYEHVLIDEFQDTSPVQVALLRLVSRDEPGRTNCFMVGDVKQSIYGFRGAEPRLFSALAADLSSQTRAGELRYLSHNFRTHDLLLEPLNALFERLFDRQFGGAAYGPEERLVAGRGELDNPSLAGEPRLSVHVLESQRRGGHDDDEMTEEDDETDLENVEREAQVAAREIHRLIHDGAMKLTRDENDAPALRPIGYEDIAILLRSAKVNAGRVAGILRDQGIPSSVCGRETILDAPEVVDVQNVLRLLVNRRQDVPLAAYLRGPLVGLSEPELLAIRGCWSGRGAFLDAVEAARRRCDDAPLRQRVTAAMDQLDAWRSVARIAALPELIRRIMSDAELPHFARGLKLGEHRVARLRAMQALAGDFSQGQRSGVAEFVAFLDRVAVSDSPPTVTVPAGRSAVPIMTIHAAKGLEYPVVFLLNSGARFNYGHRPASMTLDAKAGIGLRFADRVQRRIIRAAEHFLGDRALSQRLVEEELRLLYVAATRARERLFIIGHAAADAWQKQLDRWSQRSGPPLLVRRDAGSLLEWVLMGLAAAPSQCRSPFRVAEEAPIVRARRAPDSSPAGDAALPPAPEDAAWADQAAAELLTPRDIGWSRFPAVLSVSAVKELARRDPAADRPATLREPAAALSRPTFAGEPEDGRALGDATHRFLQLADMSRLGTPAGVAAELARLADQGRLTADAVRQIDAGDIVWLATGEVGQLLATLPLWRELPFVYAMRPSVSEPAAPGGEVSSMAHPDLPLWNVTPPPGVGGSEPLSRARSAPPSASASDEHTVVRGVIDCIAETPHGLLLVDYKTDRVRDERQLAERVAAYSMQVRLYAQAAAALLGRPVARAVLAFLRERRLVEVPLAGGAVELRRSAEGGAQPTIIDRIA from the coding sequence ATGAACCCGCGCTGGACCGACGCACAGCTCGCGGCGATCACGCATCGCGGGTCGGACCTGTTGCTGGCGGCTTCGGCCGGATCGGGAAAGACGGAGGTGCTGACGAGCCGGTATGTCGACCTGCTGGCCGACGCGGCGCGGCCCTGCGGCGTCACGCAAATGCTGGTTGTCACCTTTACCCGTGCCGCCGCCGCCGAGCTGCGCGTGCGGCTGGCGCGGCTGCTGCGCGAGCGGGCCGAGGCCTCGGACACGCCGGGCGAAAGGCGCGGCCATCTGCGGCGGCAGGCGGCCCTGCTCGACCTGGCGGAGATCGGCACGATCGACGCCTGGTGCGGCCGGCTGGTGCGCGAGAACTTCGACGCCGCGGGGATGGATCCGGCGTTTCGAATCCTGGATGAGCTCGAGGCGGAGGAGCTTCGCGAGCGCGAGCTGGAGCGCGTATTCGAGGAACTGTACGTCGAGTCGAGCGCGACGGCGGAGCAGGCGCGCGCCTGGATCCGCCGTCACACGCAGGCCAGTGATGCGTTTCTCAGAAACGCGGTGCGCGGACTGAGCCGATTTCGCGAGGGACTGCCCGACCCCGATGCGTGGCTGCGGCGGGTGCACGAAGGCTGCGAGCTGTCCGACGAGGCCATGTCCGAGGCGGCGCGGAGCCGGCTGGCGGAGGAACTGCGGTGCGAGCTTGGGTTTCAGGCTGAGCAGGTGAGCAGCCTCGCGTCCGCCCCGCCGGCTCTGTTGGAGTACGCGCGCATGCTCCGCGGCTGGGCCGAGCGACTGGCCGATGCCCGATGCTTGCCGGATGTACTGGCGGCGATCGAAAACTGGGCGTTTCCACGAGCGAAACGGGGCACCGACTCGGATCTGTGCGACGACATCCGCAAGCGCTGGTTCGAGAAACGCCTTCAGAAGCACTGGGAGCGTGAGCGCATCGAACGCTTCATCGTCGACGCCGCCGATGCGGGCCGCTGCACGCGGACGCTGCTCGACATCGAGGCCCGCTATCAGGAACGGCTGCGAGTCGCGAAGTCCGCCGCCGGCGCCTACGAACATGCCGACGTCGCCGCCGCCGCACTGCGGCTGCTGGGCACGCCGGACAGCCGCGGCAACTTCTCGCCGACGCCGCTGGCGCGATCGCTGCAACGGCGTTACGAGCACGTGCTGATCGACGAGTTCCAGGACACCAGCCCGGTGCAGGTGGCATTGCTGCGGCTCGTTTCGCGCGACGAGCCGGGGCGGACGAATTGCTTCATGGTCGGCGACGTGAAGCAGAGCATCTACGGCTTCCGGGGGGCGGAACCGCGGCTTTTTTCGGCGCTGGCGGCCGACCTGAGCTCACAAACGCGCGCAGGAGAGCTGAGATATCTGTCGCACAATTTCCGCACGCACGACCTTCTCCTGGAGCCGCTGAACGCGCTGTTCGAGCGGCTCTTTGATCGACAGTTCGGCGGGGCTGCATACGGCCCGGAAGAGCGGCTGGTCGCTGGCCGCGGCGAGCTCGACAACCCGTCGCTGGCCGGCGAGCCGCGATTGAGCGTGCACGTGCTCGAATCTCAGCGCCGCGGCGGCCATGACGATGACGAGATGACGGAAGAAGACGACGAAACGGACCTTGAGAATGTAGAGCGCGAGGCGCAGGTCGCGGCGCGCGAGATTCACCGGCTTATTCACGACGGCGCGATGAAGCTGACCAGGGACGAGAACGACGCTCCAGCGCTGCGGCCGATCGGCTACGAAGATATCGCGATTCTGCTGCGCTCGGCGAAGGTGAATGCCGGACGCGTGGCCGGCATTCTGCGCGACCAGGGCATTCCCTCGTCCGTCTGCGGGCGCGAGACGATTCTCGACGCGCCCGAGGTGGTCGACGTTCAGAATGTCCTGCGGCTGCTGGTCAATCGCCGGCAGGATGTGCCGCTGGCGGCGTACCTGCGCGGGCCGCTGGTGGGGCTGTCCGAGCCGGAGCTGCTGGCGATCCGCGGCTGCTGGTCCGGCCGCGGGGCCTTTCTCGACGCGGTCGAAGCTGCCCGGCGGCGCTGCGACGATGCGCCGCTGCGGCAGCGCGTCACGGCGGCGATGGATCAGCTCGACGCGTGGCGGAGCGTCGCGCGGATCGCGGCACTGCCCGAGCTGATTCGACGGATCATGAGTGACGCGGAGCTACCGCACTTCGCGCGCGGGCTGAAACTGGGCGAGCATCGCGTGGCGCGCTTGCGGGCGATGCAGGCGCTGGCCGGCGATTTCTCGCAGGGGCAGCGCAGCGGTGTCGCGGAGTTCGTCGCGTTTCTGGATCGCGTCGCGGTCTCGGATTCGCCGCCGACGGTGACGGTGCCGGCGGGGCGCAGCGCCGTGCCCATCATGACGATTCACGCGGCCAAGGGGCTGGAATACCCGGTCGTGTTTCTGCTCAATAGCGGCGCGCGGTTCAACTACGGGCATCGCCCCGCGTCGATGACGCTGGATGCCAAGGCGGGCATCGGGCTGAGATTCGCCGACCGCGTGCAGCGCCGCATCATCCGCGCGGCGGAGCACTTCCTGGGCGACCGAGCCCTCTCGCAGCGGCTGGTCGAAGAGGAACTGCGTCTGCTGTACGTCGCGGCGACCCGCGCGCGCGAGCGGCTGTTCATCATCGGGCACGCCGCGGCGGACGCATGGCAGAAACAACTCGATCGATGGAGCCAGCGAAGTGGTCCGCCGCTGCTCGTCCGGCGGGACGCGGGAAGCCTGCTGGAGTGGGTGCTCATGGGACTCGCCGCCGCGCCGAGCCAATGCAGGTCACCGTTCCGAGTTGCCGAGGAGGCGCCGATCGTGCGTGCGCGCCGCGCGCCGGACAGCTCCCCTGCCGGCGACGCCGCACTGCCGCCGGCGCCCGAAGACGCCGCCTGGGCGGATCAGGCGGCGGCCGAGCTGCTGACGCCGCGCGACATCGGCTGGTCGCGCTTTCCGGCGGTGCTGTCGGTTTCAGCGGTCAAGGAGCTGGCGCGGCGCGACCCGGCGGCGGACCGGCCGGCGACGCTGCGCGAGCCGGCGGCGGCTCTGTCCCGGCCGACTTTCGCGGGCGAGCCGGAGGACGGCCGCGCTTTGGGCGACGCGACGCATCGATTTCTGCAACTTGCCGACATGTCGCGGCTGGGCACTCCGGCGGGCGTCGCGGCCGAGTTGGCGCGACTCGCGGACCAGGGGCGGCTGACGGCCGATGCCGTCCGGCAGATCGACGCGGGGGACATCGTCTGGCTGGCGACGGGTGAGGTGGGACAATTGCTGGCCACGTTGCCGCTGTGGCGCGAGCTGCCGTTTGTGTACGCGATGCGCCCGAGCGTCTCCGAACCCGCCGCGCCCGGCGGCGAAGTGAGTTCGATGGCGCATCCCGATCTGCCGCTTTGGAACGTCACGCCGCCGCCGGGGGTGGGGGGTTCGGAGCCACTCTCGCGGGCGCGGAGCGCGCCGCCGTCCGCCTCTGCGTCCGACGAACATACGGTCGTCCGCGGCGTGATCGACTGCATTGCGGAAACGCCGCACGGGCTGCTCCTGGTCGACTACAAGACCGACCGGGTTCGGGACGAGCGGCAACTGGCGGAGCGGGTGGCAGCCTACTCCATGCAAGTCCGGCTCTACGCACAGGCGGCTGCGGCGCTCCTGGGTCGTCCGGTGGCGCGGGCGGTGCTGGCATTCTTGCGCGAGCGGCGGCTGGTGGAAGTGCCGCTGGCGGGCGGGGCGGTCGAGCTGCGGCGGTCGGCCGAGGGCGGGGCGCAGCCGACGATTATCGACAGGATCGCGTAG